Proteins encoded within one genomic window of Diceros bicornis minor isolate mBicDic1 chromosome X, mDicBic1.mat.cur, whole genome shotgun sequence:
- the LOC131400633 gene encoding melanoma-associated antigen 8-like, which translates to MPLGQMSEHYKCEQDHQDPREAQGLVDAQLSGTEEEEDTSPSSSLSSSPSVLFLGTLEEVAAAATPSPPQSPQSAWPSPTATAAAPWSQSEGDGSSSQDEEGPSAWEDPEDAESSLQEALHLKMADLVAFLLLKYRTKEPTTKAEMLNLVIRDHQDHFPVIFSQASECMQLVFGVDVKEVDPSDHSYVLVTTLGLTYDGMLSGEQSMPKTGLLVLLLGVILLEGDCAPEEDVWEALSVMGVCAGMEHFIYGEPRELLTKVWVQEQYVEYRQVPDSDPARYEFLWGPRAHAETSKMKVLEYLLRVHSKDPGSFLHLSEEAVSDEEEGA; encoded by the coding sequence ATGCCTCTAGGTCAGATGAGTGAGCACTACAAGTGTGAGCAAGACCATCAGGACCCAAGAGAGGCCCAGGGTCTGGTGGATGCGCAGCTGTCCGggactgaggaggaggaggacacatctccctcctcctccctctcctcctccccgtcTGTCCTGTTCCTGGGcaccctggaggaggtggctgcTGCTGCAACCCCGAGTCCTCCCCAGAGCCCTCAGAGTGCCTggccctcccccactgccacGGCAGCTGCTCCGTGGAGCCAATCCGAAGGCGATGGCTCCAGCAGCCAGGATGAGGAGGGGCCAAGCGCCTGGGAGGACCCGGAAGACGCCGAGTCCTCGCTCCAAGAAGCACTACACTTGAAGATGGCTGACCTGGTGGCGTTCCTGCTTCTGAAGTATCGTACAAAGGAGCCGACCACAAAGGCGGAAATGCTGAATCTGGTCATCAGAGATCACCAGGACCACTTCCCTGTGATCTTCAGCCAAGCCTCTGAGTGCATGCAGCTGGTCTTTGGCGTTGACGTGAAGGAAGTGGACCCCAGCGACCACTCCTATGTCCTGGTCACCACCCTGGGCCTCACCTACGATGGGATGCTGAGCGGTGAGCAGAGCATGCCCAAGACCGGCCTCCTGGTGCTGCTCCTGGGCGTGATCCTCCTGGAGGGCGACTGCGCCCCTGAGGAGGATGTCTGGGAAGCGCTGAGTGTCATGGGAGTGTGTGCCGGGATGGAGCACTTCATCTACGGGGAGCCCAGGGAGCTCCTCACCAAAGTTTGGGTGCAGGAACAGTACGTGGAGTACCGGCAGGTGCCCGACAGCGATCCTGCACGCTACGAGTTCCTGTGGGGTCCCAGGGCCCACGCTGAAACCAGCAAAATGAAAGTCCTGGAGTATTTGCTCAGAGTCCATAGCAAGGATCCTGGTTCCTTCCTCCACCTGTCTGAAGAGGCTGTGAGCGATGAGGAAGAGGGGGCCTGA